A DNA window from Phycisphaerales bacterium contains the following coding sequences:
- a CDS encoding DUF4259 domain-containing protein, whose translation MGAWGVNSFENDDAADWVAAVSQGGDFEPVAEAIKRVSDSVGYLDSTVCCQAIAAAEAVAAMNGRPAADLPEDLALFVATVPVFGTPPLQNDARRAIERISIDSQLRERWDESHKTDRWLEALGELKSRLV comes from the coding sequence ATGGGCGCGTGGGGCGTGAACAGCTTTGAAAACGACGATGCGGCCGACTGGGTCGCAGCGGTGAGCCAGGGAGGCGACTTCGAGCCGGTCGCCGAGGCGATCAAACGCGTGTCGGACTCCGTGGGATATCTCGATTCGACGGTGTGCTGCCAGGCGATCGCGGCGGCGGAAGCAGTGGCCGCGATGAACGGACGCCCCGCAGCCGATCTGCCTGAGGATCTGGCGCTGTTCGTGGCGACGGTGCCCGTCTTCGGCACGCCCCCGCTGCAGAATGACGCCCGCCGCGCGATCGAGCGCATCAGCATTGACTCGCAGTTGCGCGAGCGGTGGGACGAATCGCACAAGACGGATCGCTGGCTTGAAGCGCTCGGCGAGTTGAAGTCGCGGCTGGTGTGA
- a CDS encoding DUF4112 domain-containing protein gives MTPHADIPADRFASRRRSAGTSPDVARRLARLSRLARLLDSSIRLPGGYRIGLDGLIGLIPGIGDIIAAAISSYIILEGLALRASPGVILRMSANVLIELLVGSIPILGDLFDFAFKANERNVRLLKRHFDR, from the coding sequence ATGACCCCACACGCCGACATCCCGGCCGACCGCTTCGCCTCGCGCCGCCGCTCCGCCGGCACCAGTCCCGACGTCGCCCGGCGCCTGGCGCGACTCAGCCGCCTGGCCCGCCTGCTCGACAGTTCCATTCGCCTGCCGGGCGGCTATCGCATCGGCCTCGACGGCCTCATCGGCCTCATTCCCGGCATCGGCGACATCATCGCCGCGGCCATCTCCTCTTACATCATCCTTGAAGGACTCGCGCTGCGCGCATCGCCGGGTGTGATCCTGCGCATGAGCGCCAACGTGCTCATCGAACTGCTCGTCGGCTCGATCCCGATCCTCGGCGACCTCTTCGACTTCGCCTTCAAAGCCAACGAACGCAACGTCCGCCTGCTCAAGCGGCATTTCGATCGTTGA